A window of the Rhinoraja longicauda isolate Sanriku21f chromosome 42, sRhiLon1.1, whole genome shotgun sequence genome harbors these coding sequences:
- the cd63 gene encoding CD63 antigen, translating into MALEGGMKCVKYLMFVFNFLFWISGIALIVVGILVQTKLNGTLHITSVAASGAPIVIIIVGVIINFVAFFGCCGAWNENYCMVTTFAVLLVVIFLVEVAASIAGYVFKDEIRDAFEKTFNETMTNYNQSDNAANVDNLQKRFKCCGAANYTDWFRQLNNRVPDSCCKIDILNCGRNTTAAVINQQGCVNLIKDWLKNNIAIVAGVALGIAIFQILGIIFACVLMKGIKRGYEVM; encoded by the exons ATCTCGGGCATTGCACTCATTGTGGTTGGGATTCTTGTCCAGACCAAGCTGAATGGCACGCTACACATCACCAGTGTTGCTGCCTCTGGAGCTCCCATTGTCATCATTATAGTCGGCGTGATCATCAACTTTGTTGCCTTCTTTGGTTGCTGCGGTGCCTGGAATGAGAATTACTGCATGGTTACTACG TTTGCAGTCCTTCTTGTCGTCATCTTTCTTGTGGAGGTTGCTGCTTCCATTGCTGGTTATGTTTTCAAGGATGAA ATTCGAGATGCCTTTGAGAAGACATTTAATGAAACCATGACCAATTACAACCAGTCAGATAATGCTGCCAACGTTGACAATTTGCAGAAAAGG TTCAAATGCTGTGGCGCTGCCAATTATACTGATTGGTTCCGTCAACTGAACAACAGAGTGCCGGATTCCTGCTGTAAGATTGACATACTAAACTGTGGCCGCAACACGACTGCTGCTGTCATCAACCAACAG GGCTGTGTGAATCTGATCAAAGATTGGCTTAAAAACAACATTGCGATCGTGGCTGGTGTGGCGCTTGGGATTGCCATATTCCAG ATCCTTGGGATTATCTTTGCTTGCGTGCTGATGAAGGGCATAAAGCGTGGCTATGAAGTCATGTAA